A stretch of the Massilia varians genome encodes the following:
- the metG gene encoding methionine--tRNA ligase — MTRKLFVTTALPYANAAFHIGHMMEYIQADIWVRFQRMQRDNGNQRQVHFVCADDTHGTPIMIAAEKEGITPQEFVAKIAAGRPQYLDGFHIAFDNWYSTDSPENVELSQGIYRKLVDAGLIYTKTVDRFYDPVKGMFLADRNIKGECPTCHAKDQYGDNCEVCGAAYQPTELINPFSVFTGSTPILKPSEQYFFKLSDPRCFAFLKEWLNTPGRLQPEMVNKVSEWLGESGEKLADWDISRDAPYFGIPIPDAPGKFFYVWLDAPVGYLASLKNYFSKQGIDYEAFLNDPAAEQVHFIGKDIVSFHLLFWPAMLNFSQHPIIDKLKVAVHGHLTVNNEKMSKSRGTGISPLRYLELGMNPEWLRYYLAFKLNAKVEDLDFNGEDFVARVNSDLIGKYINIASRCAGFIAKKFDGKLADSLSDQAKGWICKALMNEGAERQASIAAAFEAREYGRAMREIMEITDIVNQYVDENKPWLLAKDESKLAELHDVCTTALILFRQLTIMLSPVLPQVAARVTEFLGDGELSWLDTHGAAVYETMLGRTIGAYSHLMQRVDAKTVENLFDKPAGVPAAAPAVAAPAPAAAATAAPVAEAAPADDIEELAPEISIDDFLKVDLRVARIVNCEHVEGAGKLLRLTLDVGEGRYRNVFSGIKSAYKPEDLVGKLTVMVANLAPRKMKFGVSEGMVLCASSADEKANPGLYLLDPTPGAQPGMRIR; from the coding sequence ATGACCCGCAAGCTGTTCGTCACCACCGCCCTGCCCTACGCCAACGCTGCCTTCCATATCGGCCACATGATGGAATACATCCAGGCCGACATCTGGGTGAGGTTCCAGCGAATGCAGCGCGACAATGGTAACCAGCGCCAGGTGCACTTCGTCTGCGCCGACGACACCCACGGCACCCCGATCATGATCGCGGCCGAGAAGGAAGGCATCACGCCCCAGGAATTCGTGGCCAAGATCGCCGCCGGCCGCCCGCAGTACCTGGACGGCTTCCACATCGCTTTCGATAACTGGTATTCCACCGACTCGCCGGAGAACGTCGAACTGTCGCAGGGCATCTACCGCAAGCTGGTTGACGCCGGCCTGATCTATACCAAGACCGTCGACCGCTTCTACGATCCGGTCAAGGGCATGTTCCTGGCCGACCGCAACATCAAGGGCGAATGCCCGACCTGCCACGCCAAGGACCAGTACGGCGACAACTGCGAAGTCTGCGGCGCCGCCTACCAGCCGACCGAGCTGATCAACCCGTTCTCGGTCTTCACCGGCTCGACCCCGATCCTCAAGCCGTCGGAACAGTACTTCTTCAAGCTGTCCGACCCGCGCTGCTTCGCGTTCCTGAAGGAATGGCTGAACACCCCGGGCCGCCTGCAGCCGGAAATGGTGAACAAGGTCTCGGAATGGCTGGGCGAGTCCGGCGAGAAGCTGGCCGACTGGGACATCTCGCGTGACGCGCCCTATTTCGGCATCCCGATTCCTGATGCGCCGGGCAAGTTCTTCTATGTGTGGCTGGACGCGCCGGTCGGCTACCTGGCCTCGCTGAAGAACTACTTCAGCAAACAGGGCATCGACTACGAAGCCTTCCTGAACGACCCGGCAGCCGAGCAGGTCCACTTCATCGGCAAAGACATCGTGTCCTTCCACCTGCTGTTCTGGCCGGCGATGCTGAACTTCTCGCAACACCCGATCATCGACAAGCTGAAGGTCGCGGTGCACGGCCACCTGACGGTCAACAACGAAAAGATGTCGAAGTCGCGCGGCACCGGCATCTCGCCGCTGCGCTACCTCGAGCTGGGCATGAACCCGGAGTGGCTGCGCTACTACCTGGCCTTCAAGCTCAACGCCAAGGTGGAAGACCTGGACTTCAACGGCGAAGACTTCGTGGCCCGCGTGAACAGCGACCTGATCGGCAAGTACATCAACATCGCCAGCCGCTGCGCCGGCTTCATCGCCAAGAAATTCGACGGCAAGCTGGCCGACAGCCTGTCCGACCAGGCCAAGGGCTGGATTTGCAAGGCCCTGATGAACGAGGGCGCCGAGCGCCAGGCCAGCATCGCAGCCGCTTTTGAGGCGCGCGAGTACGGCCGCGCGATGCGCGAGATCATGGAGATCACCGACATCGTCAACCAGTACGTGGACGAGAACAAGCCCTGGCTGCTGGCCAAGGACGAGTCCAAGCTTGCTGAACTGCACGACGTCTGCACCACCGCGCTGATCCTGTTCCGCCAGCTGACCATCATGCTGTCGCCAGTGCTGCCGCAGGTGGCCGCGCGCGTCACCGAGTTCCTAGGCGACGGCGAGCTGAGCTGGCTTGATACCCATGGCGCGGCCGTCTACGAGACCATGCTGGGCCGCACGATCGGCGCCTACAGCCACCTGATGCAGCGCGTCGATGCGAAGACGGTCGAGAACCTGTTCGACAAGCCGGCAGGCGTCCCTGCGGCCGCTCCCGCAGTGGCTGCACCTGCACCGGCTGCCGCCGCGACTGCGGCACCCGTGGCCGAGGCTGCGCCGGCGGACGACATCGAGGAACTGGCGCCGGAAATCTCGATCGACGATTTCCTCAAGGTCGACCTGCGCGTGGCGAGGATCGTCAACTGCGAGCACGTCGAAGGCGCCGGCAAGCTGCTGCGCCTGACCCTGGACGTGGGCGAAGGCCGCTACCGCAACGTATTCTCGGGCATCAAGTCGGCCTACAAGCCGGAAGACCTGGTCGGCAAGCTGACCGTCATGGTCGCCAACCTGGCGCCGCGCAAGATGAAGTTCGGCGTGTCCGAAGGCATGGTGCTGTGCGCATCGAGCGCCGACGAGAAAGCCAATCCAGGCCTGTACCTGCTGGATCCGACGCCGGGCGCGCAGCCGGGCATGCGTATCCGCTGA
- a CDS encoding DUF3460 family protein yields the protein MFFKKQHSLYESEHTKFIKELKSKTPGMEERQLEGRALLWDKAPLSLDEQERINASRLRQQAYPYQSKV from the coding sequence ATGTTTTTCAAGAAACAACACTCGCTGTACGAATCCGAGCACACCAAGTTCATCAAGGAACTGAAGTCCAAGACCCCAGGCATGGAAGAGCGCCAGCTGGAAGGCCGCGCCCTGCTGTGGGACAAGGCCCCGCTGTCGCTGGACGAACAGGAGCGCATCAACGCGTCGCGCCTGCGCCAGCAAGCCTACCCGTACCAGTCCAAGGTCTGA
- a CDS encoding PilZ domain-containing protein: MSALSLSGEPVTVFPAGWIEPLLARIESVDPALPHFVIDFTGSERPPAGKATLVASLGGNAKLQFELDQSWKPLPSNKLHVAAEFPPACLVLNRRAGRRVETPVGLHYLATFRIKGSEMELPLYDFSQGGVGLRATPEQCFGLHVGKKLEGVRLQLGPNLVITADLEVRLLRPFRTFLLGEQVQVGCSFASISMQMQQTLERFVTTGTPERRAAPR, translated from the coding sequence TTGAGCGCGCTGTCCCTGTCCGGCGAGCCGGTCACGGTGTTCCCGGCCGGCTGGATCGAGCCGCTGCTGGCGCGCATCGAGTCGGTCGACCCCGCGCTGCCGCACTTCGTGATCGACTTCACCGGCAGCGAGCGCCCTCCCGCCGGCAAGGCCACCCTGGTCGCTTCGCTGGGCGGCAACGCCAAGCTGCAGTTCGAGCTCGACCAGTCCTGGAAGCCGCTGCCGTCCAACAAGCTGCACGTCGCCGCCGAATTCCCGCCCGCCTGCCTGGTGCTGAACCGCCGCGCCGGGCGCCGGGTCGAGACGCCGGTGGGTCTGCACTACCTGGCCACCTTCCGCATCAAGGGAAGCGAGATGGAATTGCCCCTGTACGACTTCTCGCAAGGCGGGGTGGGACTGCGCGCGACGCCCGAACAGTGCTTCGGGCTGCATGTGGGAAAGAAGCTGGAGGGCGTGCGCCTGCAGCTGGGGCCGAACCTGGTGATCACGGCCGACCTCGAAGTGCGCCTGCTGCGGCCCTTCCGCACCTTCCTGCTGGGCGAGCAGGTGCAGGTGGGATGCAGCTTTGCCAGCATCTCGATGCAGATGCAGCAGACGCTGGAGCGCTTCGTGACCACCGGGACGCCCGAGCGGCGCGCGGCGCCGCGCTGA
- a CDS encoding putative bifunctional diguanylate cyclase/phosphodiesterase, whose translation MSDNSRQRWRRRYLDAAHLFVPARLRQDATVLARAENVVGAALMAATAGPLYALAYWKLGLPLAAAEILACCLLMLMAPPLLRLTGSIALARELFLCALFFNFTWLTWHLGGIHAPTASWLITAPVVAMFLGGVASGVFWLAVSCAAAAAIWGVSAFGLAAAPAPSLDMPLLHLICNLGLYVVVLVFVLLFELTKTEGFVKLQRALATINELAIRDELTGSHNRRFLLRLIDREKERADRNGRPFCLCLFDIDVFKRINDTYGHAAGDLVLRRFAEAVQGQVRGTDAFGRYGGEEFLLMLPETPVPDALVLAERVRRVIAGLSLRGAETGGSGISLTVSVGVVEYRLGEAVAQAIARADEALYVAKSLGRNRVHCHDEDERLPVLPKPAPEQGAAHGLGARPGAARLRDAGPGAQCDQLTGLLNRNLLRDRLRHAMDRANRNRRPVALLLLNINGFKEINDEFGYEAGDELLAQAGAAIRRCLRDSDTVARWGGDEFIALLEDLSFESDAQVVAEKILDRFGLPLSVAGRECFVTLAVGVALYPAADCDLDALLKRADIAMRGAKHWGENSVQVYSGDTVQPQSERLALKNGLRDALAQGQLFLEYQPQIDLATRRVVGVEALLRWQHPVYGRVAPSRFIPLAEETGMIVPIGDWALRTACLQNRAWRASGLPEIKTAVNLSARQLKEPGLAARVLAILCETGMPARCLDLEITEGMLIEDLAGNCALMSGLRQAGVVVSIDDFGTGYSSLNYLSELPIDILKMDGLFVRRLGAAGAGKPGARSYAIAEAIVSMAHRLGLSVIAEAVETPEQLADLCAMGCDCAQGYYFARPLPPAEVAAMLARQVEDALPLPA comes from the coding sequence ATGAGCGATAACAGCAGACAGCGGTGGCGCAGGCGTTACCTGGACGCGGCTCACCTGTTCGTGCCGGCCAGGCTGCGCCAGGATGCGACCGTGCTGGCGCGTGCCGAGAACGTGGTGGGCGCGGCCCTGATGGCGGCCACCGCCGGCCCGCTGTACGCGCTGGCCTACTGGAAGCTGGGCCTGCCGCTGGCGGCCGCCGAGATCCTGGCCTGCTGCCTGCTCATGCTGATGGCGCCCCCGCTGCTGCGACTGACCGGCAGCATCGCCCTGGCGCGCGAACTGTTCCTGTGCGCGCTGTTCTTCAATTTCACCTGGCTGACCTGGCACCTGGGCGGCATCCATGCCCCCACGGCCAGCTGGCTGATCACCGCGCCGGTGGTGGCGATGTTCCTCGGCGGCGTGGCCAGCGGCGTGTTCTGGCTGGCGGTGAGCTGCGCCGCCGCCGCCGCGATCTGGGGCGTGAGCGCCTTCGGCCTGGCGGCGGCGCCCGCCCCGAGCCTCGACATGCCCTTGCTGCACCTGATCTGCAACCTCGGCCTGTATGTCGTGGTGCTGGTGTTCGTGCTGCTGTTCGAACTGACCAAGACCGAGGGCTTCGTCAAGCTGCAGCGCGCCCTGGCCACCATCAACGAACTGGCGATCCGCGATGAGCTCACCGGCAGCCACAACCGCCGCTTCCTGCTCCGCCTGATCGACCGCGAAAAGGAGCGCGCCGACCGCAATGGCCGCCCGTTCTGCCTGTGCCTGTTCGACATCGACGTCTTCAAGCGCATCAACGACACCTATGGGCACGCAGCCGGCGACCTGGTGCTGCGCCGCTTCGCCGAGGCGGTGCAGGGGCAGGTGCGCGGCACCGATGCATTCGGGCGCTACGGCGGCGAGGAATTCCTCTTGATGCTGCCCGAGACCCCGGTGCCGGACGCGCTGGTGCTGGCCGAGCGGGTGCGGCGCGTGATCGCCGGCCTCAGCTTGCGCGGCGCCGAGACGGGCGGCAGCGGGATCAGCCTCACGGTATCGGTCGGCGTGGTCGAATACCGGCTCGGCGAGGCCGTGGCCCAGGCCATCGCGCGCGCCGACGAGGCGCTGTACGTGGCCAAGTCGCTGGGGCGCAACCGGGTCCATTGCCACGACGAGGACGAGCGCCTGCCGGTGCTGCCCAAGCCGGCGCCGGAGCAGGGCGCGGCGCACGGACTTGGCGCGAGGCCGGGCGCCGCGCGCTTGCGCGATGCCGGACCGGGCGCCCAGTGCGACCAGCTCACCGGCCTGCTCAACCGGAACCTGCTGCGCGACCGCCTGCGCCACGCCATGGACCGCGCCAACCGCAACCGCCGCCCGGTGGCCCTGCTGCTCCTGAACATCAACGGCTTCAAGGAGATCAACGACGAATTCGGCTACGAAGCCGGCGACGAGCTCCTGGCCCAGGCCGGCGCCGCGATCCGGCGCTGCCTGCGCGATTCCGACACGGTGGCGCGCTGGGGCGGCGACGAATTCATCGCGCTGCTGGAAGACCTGAGCTTCGAATCCGACGCCCAGGTGGTGGCCGAGAAAATCCTCGACCGCTTCGGCCTGCCGCTGAGCGTGGCGGGGCGCGAGTGCTTCGTCACGCTGGCGGTGGGCGTGGCCCTGTATCCGGCGGCCGACTGCGACCTCGACGCCCTGCTCAAGCGCGCCGACATCGCCATGCGCGGCGCCAAGCACTGGGGCGAGAACAGCGTCCAGGTCTACTCCGGCGACACGGTGCAGCCGCAGAGCGAGCGCCTGGCCCTCAAGAACGGCCTGCGCGACGCCCTCGCGCAGGGCCAGTTGTTCCTGGAATACCAGCCGCAGATCGACCTGGCCACGCGCCGCGTGGTCGGCGTCGAGGCCCTGCTGCGCTGGCAGCATCCGGTCTATGGACGGGTCGCGCCCAGCCGTTTCATTCCGCTGGCCGAGGAGACCGGCATGATCGTCCCGATCGGCGACTGGGCGCTGCGCACCGCCTGTCTGCAGAACCGCGCCTGGCGCGCCAGCGGCCTCCCGGAGATCAAGACCGCGGTCAACCTGTCCGCGCGCCAGCTCAAGGAGCCCGGGCTGGCGGCGCGGGTGCTGGCGATCCTGTGTGAAACCGGGATGCCGGCGCGCTGCCTCGACCTGGAGATCACCGAGGGCATGCTGATCGAGGACCTGGCCGGGAACTGCGCCTTGATGAGCGGGCTGCGCCAGGCCGGGGTGGTGGTGTCGATCGACGACTTCGGCACCGGCTACTCGAGCCTGAACTACCTGTCCGAACTGCCGATCGACATCCTCAAGATGGACGGCCTGTTCGTGCGCCGGCTGGGCGCCGCCGGCGCCGGCAAGCCCGGCGCCCGCTCGTACGCGATCGCCGAGGCCATCGTGTCGATGGCGCACCGGCTCGGCCTGAGCGTGATCGCCGAGGCGGTCGAGACGCCCGAGCAGCTGGCCGACCTGTGCGCGATGGGTTGCGATTGCGCCCAGGGGTATTACTTTGCCCGCCCGCTGCCGCCCGCCGAGGTGGCGGCGATGCTGGCACGCCAGGTCGAGGACGCGCTCCCCCTGCCGGCTTGA
- a CDS encoding enoyl ACP reductase FabMG family protein: MTEFTPLRHIPQANVFRKGDVFVLFGELFGRGYVNGLIDEARAAGMRIVGITVGRRDESGALRALTAEEHLEAEEKLGGKIVNVPLMAGFDMDAPEGEQNPTELLADVKLKTWQDDKLDWEKIERCREAGVRRFTSSAAQAMAEIDKLIPEGANVFFAHTMAGGIPKIKAFLAIANRIYKGRGERFESSRALLDSDLGKLILMNFDEVTANTLKYLIDASSTIRERVTRAGGEVRYTAYGYHGTEILIGGEYTWQTYTNYTQGYAKMRLESIAQAAWNQGIAATVFNCPEIRTNSSDIFVGVELSLFPLLLALKKEGGGAWADQQWAICQDLLGEDISLQSLLDTIEHYNNDATSAHFRNFAAWPMDNTPELAEVMIGTSEAITNLHKDKKALITDHLSSLVLEGAGPLMFHGASEKIAPVLWLNHDIIARQLNELHK, encoded by the coding sequence ATGACCGAATTCACTCCTCTCCGCCATATTCCGCAGGCCAACGTGTTCCGCAAGGGCGACGTGTTCGTCCTGTTCGGCGAGCTGTTCGGCCGCGGCTATGTGAACGGCCTGATCGACGAGGCGCGCGCCGCCGGCATGCGCATCGTCGGCATCACGGTCGGCCGCCGCGACGAGTCCGGCGCCCTGCGCGCCCTCACCGCGGAAGAACACCTTGAAGCGGAAGAGAAGCTCGGCGGCAAGATCGTCAACGTGCCGCTGATGGCCGGTTTCGACATGGACGCGCCGGAAGGCGAGCAGAATCCGACCGAACTGCTGGCGGACGTCAAGCTCAAGACCTGGCAGGACGACAAGCTGGACTGGGAAAAGATCGAGCGCTGCCGCGAAGCCGGCGTGCGCCGCTTCACCAGCTCGGCGGCCCAGGCGATGGCCGAGATCGACAAGCTGATCCCGGAAGGCGCCAACGTCTTCTTCGCCCACACCATGGCCGGCGGCATCCCGAAGATCAAGGCCTTCCTGGCCATCGCCAACCGCATCTACAAAGGCCGCGGCGAGCGCTTCGAATCCTCGCGCGCCCTGCTCGACAGCGACCTGGGCAAGCTGATCCTGATGAACTTCGACGAAGTCACCGCCAATACCCTCAAGTACCTGATCGATGCGTCCAGCACGATCCGCGAGCGCGTGACCCGCGCCGGCGGCGAAGTGCGCTACACCGCCTATGGCTACCACGGTACCGAAATCCTGATCGGCGGCGAGTACACCTGGCAGACCTACACCAACTACACCCAGGGCTACGCCAAGATGCGCCTGGAGTCGATCGCCCAGGCCGCCTGGAACCAGGGCATCGCCGCGACCGTGTTCAACTGCCCGGAAATCCGCACCAATTCCTCGGACATCTTCGTCGGCGTCGAGCTGTCGCTGTTCCCGCTGCTGCTCGCGCTGAAGAAGGAAGGCGGCGGCGCATGGGCAGACCAGCAATGGGCAATCTGCCAGGACCTGCTGGGCGAAGACATTTCGCTGCAGTCCCTGCTCGACACCATCGAGCACTACAATAATGACGCGACCAGCGCCCACTTCCGCAACTTCGCAGCCTGGCCGATGGACAATACCCCGGAGCTGGCCGAAGTCATGATCGGCACCTCGGAAGCCATCACCAACCTGCACAAGGACAAGAAGGCACTCATCACCGACCACCTGTCCAGCCTCGTATTGGAAGGCGCCGGTCCGCTGATGTTCCATGGCGCGTCGGAAAAGATCGCCCCGGTGCTGTGGCTCAACCACGACATCATCGCCCGCCAGCTGAACGAACTGCACAAGTAA
- the apbC gene encoding iron-sulfur cluster carrier protein ApbC → MSITENDVKAALSAVIDPNTGKDFVSSRSIKNIKLSGNDVAFDVELGYPAASQLASIRDSVVAGVKALPGVGSVTAKVTTRILSHAVQRGLKVMPNVKNIIAVASGKGGVGKSTTAVNLALALSLEGASVGILDADIYGPSQPMMLGINARPESRDGKTMEPLENHGVQVSSIGFMIDPDEPMVWRGPMVTGALQQLLEQTNWRDLDYLIVDMPPGTGDIQLTLSQKVPVTGAVIVTTPQDIALLDARKGLKMFEKVGIPIIGVVENMSTHICSNCGHHEEIFGAGGGEKMCRDFGVEFLGKLPLNLSIREQTDSGRPTVVADPDGPVASVYKEIARKVAVKVAEKAKDMSSKFPSIVVKND, encoded by the coding sequence ATGAGCATCACTGAGAACGATGTCAAAGCAGCATTGTCGGCGGTCATCGATCCGAATACCGGGAAGGACTTCGTTTCTTCCAGATCCATCAAGAACATCAAGCTCAGCGGTAATGACGTCGCCTTCGACGTCGAGCTGGGCTATCCGGCGGCCAGCCAGCTGGCAAGCATCCGCGACAGCGTTGTGGCCGGCGTCAAGGCGCTGCCCGGCGTGGGCAGCGTGACGGCCAAGGTGACCACCAGGATCCTGTCGCACGCGGTCCAGCGCGGCCTGAAGGTTATGCCGAACGTGAAGAACATCATCGCGGTCGCCTCGGGCAAGGGCGGCGTGGGCAAGTCGACCACCGCCGTCAACCTGGCGTTGGCCCTGTCGCTTGAGGGCGCCAGCGTCGGCATCCTGGACGCGGATATTTACGGCCCTTCGCAGCCGATGATGTTGGGGATTAACGCCCGTCCCGAGAGCCGCGACGGCAAGACCATGGAACCGCTCGAGAACCACGGCGTGCAGGTGTCCTCGATCGGCTTCATGATCGACCCGGACGAGCCGATGGTCTGGCGCGGCCCGATGGTCACCGGCGCGCTGCAGCAGCTGCTGGAGCAGACCAACTGGCGCGACCTCGACTACCTGATCGTCGACATGCCGCCGGGTACCGGCGACATCCAGCTGACCCTGTCGCAGAAGGTGCCGGTCACCGGCGCCGTCATCGTCACCACCCCGCAGGACATCGCCCTGCTGGACGCGCGCAAGGGGCTCAAGATGTTCGAGAAGGTCGGCATCCCGATCATCGGCGTGGTCGAGAACATGAGCACCCACATCTGCTCCAACTGCGGCCACCACGAGGAGATCTTCGGGGCCGGCGGCGGCGAGAAGATGTGCCGCGACTTCGGCGTCGAGTTCCTCGGCAAGCTGCCGCTGAACCTGTCGATCCGCGAGCAGACCGATTCCGGCCGCCCCACCGTGGTGGCCGATCCGGACGGTCCGGTCGCGAGCGTGTACAAGGAGATCGCACGCAAGGTCGCCGTCAAGGTCGCCGAAAAGGCCAAGGACATGAGCAGCAAGTTCCCGAGCATCGTCGTCAAGAACGACTGA
- the panC gene encoding pantoate--beta-alanine ligase, with product MKIISSIDELRDQLRGQLRTAFVPTMGNLHEGHLSLMRLARRHGDPVVASIFVNRLQFGPNEDFDKYPRTFQDDVAKLEKEGVYVLFAPTEKDMYPEPQEYRVRPPEGLGNTLEGEFRPGFFDGVCTVVTKLFSCVQPRVAVFGKKDYQQLMIVRNMARQFALPTEIIGAETFRAEDGLALSSRNGYLSNEERLEAPTLYRQLGAVAEAMRAGSRDVAAVERQAMDVLAARGWQPDYVSIRKRIDLQAPGAADLEAGTPLVVLAAAKLGNTRLIDNLEI from the coding sequence ATGAAAATCATTTCCTCCATCGACGAACTGCGCGACCAGCTGCGCGGCCAGCTGCGCACCGCCTTCGTGCCGACGATGGGCAACCTGCATGAAGGCCATCTGTCGCTGATGCGCCTGGCGCGCCGCCATGGCGACCCGGTGGTGGCGTCCATCTTCGTCAATCGTTTGCAGTTCGGCCCGAACGAGGATTTCGACAAGTACCCGCGCACCTTCCAGGACGACGTGGCCAAGCTGGAGAAGGAAGGCGTCTACGTGCTGTTCGCGCCCACCGAGAAGGACATGTATCCGGAGCCGCAGGAATACCGCGTGCGCCCGCCCGAAGGTCTGGGCAACACCCTGGAAGGCGAGTTCCGCCCCGGCTTCTTCGACGGCGTCTGCACCGTGGTGACCAAGCTGTTCTCCTGCGTGCAGCCGCGCGTGGCCGTGTTCGGCAAGAAGGATTACCAGCAGCTGATGATTGTCCGTAACATGGCGCGCCAGTTCGCCCTGCCGACCGAGATCATCGGCGCCGAGACCTTCCGCGCCGAAGACGGCCTGGCCCTGTCCTCGCGCAACGGCTACCTCTCGAACGAGGAGCGCCTCGAAGCGCCCACGCTGTACCGGCAGCTGGGCGCCGTGGCCGAAGCGATGCGCGCGGGCAGCCGCGACGTCGCCGCCGTCGAGCGCCAGGCCATGGACGTCCTGGCCGCGCGCGGCTGGCAGCCGGATTATGTGTCGATCCGCAAGCGCATCGACCTGCAGGCGCCGGGCGCGGCCGACCTGGAAGCGGGCACCCCGCTGGTCGTGCTGGCCGCCGCCAAGCTCGGCAACACGCGCCTGATCGACAACCTGGAAATCTGA
- a CDS encoding segregation and condensation protein A, with amino-acid sequence MLPEQAAPGAADPPQDGANPPIHDEHLNAAADAAEAAIARLYGEPLTRLPNDLYIPPDALEVFLDAFEGPLDLLLYLIRKQNFNILDIPMAQVTLQYLEYVEQIRQRNLELAAEYLLMAAMLIEIKSRMLLPKRHEDLVEDVGDPRAELVRRLLDYEQIKAAAVALGALPQEGRDFVRPQLFVEQGLAPVLPDVDPWDLQRAWLDVMRRAKLTQHHRISRQELSVREHMSAILRTLQSQRFVEFSDLFAGQHTIPIVVVHFVAMLELAKETLIEITQAEPFAPIYVRLAYSPA; translated from the coding sequence ATGCTGCCCGAGCAGGCCGCGCCCGGCGCGGCCGATCCCCCGCAGGATGGGGCCAACCCGCCAATCCACGACGAGCACCTGAACGCAGCGGCCGATGCGGCCGAGGCGGCCATCGCGCGCCTGTACGGCGAGCCCCTGACGCGCCTGCCCAACGACTTGTACATCCCGCCCGATGCGCTCGAGGTCTTCCTCGATGCCTTCGAAGGTCCGCTCGACCTGCTGCTGTACCTGATCCGCAAGCAGAACTTCAACATCCTCGACATCCCGATGGCGCAGGTGACCCTGCAATACCTGGAATACGTCGAGCAGATCCGCCAGCGCAACCTGGAGCTGGCCGCCGAGTACCTCTTGATGGCCGCGATGCTGATCGAGATCAAGTCGCGGATGTTGCTCCCCAAGCGGCATGAAGACCTGGTCGAGGACGTCGGCGACCCGCGCGCGGAACTGGTGCGCCGCCTGCTGGACTACGAGCAGATCAAGGCGGCGGCGGTGGCGCTCGGCGCCCTGCCCCAGGAAGGCCGCGACTTCGTGCGCCCGCAGCTGTTCGTCGAACAGGGCCTGGCGCCGGTGCTCCCGGACGTCGACCCCTGGGACCTGCAGCGCGCCTGGCTGGATGTGATGCGCCGCGCCAAGCTGACCCAGCACCACCGGATCAGCCGCCAGGAACTGTCCGTGCGCGAGCACATGTCGGCCATCCTGCGCACCCTGCAGTCGCAGCGCTTCGTCGAATTTTCCGACCTGTTCGCGGGCCAGCACACGATTCCTATCGTGGTTGTACACTTTGTCGCCATGCTCGAACTGGCGAAGGAAACCTTGATCGAGATCACGCAGGCCGAGCCCTTTGCGCCGATCTATGTGCGCCTGGCCTATTCCCCGGCTTGA
- a CDS encoding RNA methyltransferase, producing MRVSSIRERLALLGALPLHQERVLRDWVQGAAHERGRRPASDFLPKPVRAALPGLDAKLAGLVRLVSSHPGEDGSERLLVGLSDGQMVESVLLPRDGVCVSSQVGCAVGCQFCMTGRDGLLRQVTSGEIVAQVVLARSRRPVKKVVFMGMGEPAHNLDNVLEAIELLGIEAGIAHKNLVFSTVGDLRAFERLLDARVKPALALSLHTTKAPLRAELLPRAPRLAPSALVEHGERYARLTGYPVQYQWTLLEGVNDGPDELDGIVALLRGKYAILNMIPYNAVPDLAFRRPSWERARAIAASLHARGVLTKLRDSAGQNVDGGCGQLRARAGRTIALRRA from the coding sequence ATGCGCGTGTCCAGCATCCGCGAGCGCCTGGCCCTGCTGGGCGCGCTGCCGCTGCACCAGGAGCGCGTGCTGCGCGACTGGGTGCAGGGCGCCGCCCACGAGCGCGGGCGCCGTCCGGCCTCCGATTTCCTCCCCAAACCGGTGCGTGCAGCCTTGCCCGGGCTGGACGCCAAACTGGCCGGCCTGGTGCGGCTGGTCTCCAGCCACCCGGGCGAGGACGGCTCCGAACGCCTGCTGGTGGGCTTGAGCGATGGCCAGATGGTCGAATCGGTGCTGCTGCCGCGCGACGGCGTGTGCGTCTCGAGCCAGGTCGGCTGCGCGGTCGGCTGCCAGTTCTGCATGACCGGCCGCGACGGCCTGTTGCGCCAGGTGACCAGCGGCGAGATCGTGGCCCAGGTGGTGCTGGCGCGCTCGCGCCGGCCGGTGAAGAAGGTGGTCTTCATGGGCATGGGCGAGCCGGCCCACAACCTCGACAACGTGCTGGAAGCGATCGAGCTGCTCGGCATCGAGGCCGGCATCGCGCACAAGAACCTGGTGTTTTCGACCGTCGGCGACCTGCGCGCCTTCGAGCGCTTGCTGGACGCGCGCGTGAAACCGGCGCTGGCGCTGTCACTGCACACCACCAAGGCGCCGTTGCGCGCCGAGCTGCTGCCGCGCGCGCCGCGCCTGGCGCCCTCAGCGCTGGTCGAGCACGGCGAGCGCTATGCGCGCCTGACCGGCTATCCGGTCCAGTACCAGTGGACGCTGTTGGAGGGCGTGAACGACGGCCCCGACGAACTGGACGGCATCGTGGCGCTCCTGCGCGGCAAGTACGCCATCCTCAACATGATTCCCTATAACGCCGTGCCCGACCTGGCATTTCGCCGGCCGAGCTGGGAGCGCGCCCGCGCGATCGCCGCCAGCCTGCACGCTCGCGGCGTGCTGACCAAGCTGCGCGATTCGGCCGGGCAGAACGTCGACGGCGGCTGCGGCCAGCTGCGCGCGCGGGCCGGGCGCACGATCGCCCTGCGCCGGGCTTGA